The DNA sequence TAAAATACGTCCATGGTCCGTAAATGAATCACTCATAATAATTTGAGCTCCTTCAGGTAACTCATCAAGGCTTGTGTACTCTTGAGAATAAACACCGATTGGCTCAATGTGAATTCCACCAGCATTAACAAACTCATAGCCATGGTCAGCGATTTGAGCCTCTAAATACGGGATGTGCTGGAAGTAGTTTGCATCAAGTGCTTCTTCATCTAACGCACGGTTTGGCATAACATAGTCTTGGAATCTTTCAATTTGTAATGTAATTCCTTGCTCTGCTAAAAGGGGTTGAGCTTGCTCTAAAATAACAGCGTGAGGAACATTCGTTGCACCAACAATAAGAGTTACCTCTTCAGCAACCGGAGCCTCTTCCGTTTCTTCTACTTCGGGTGTACCTGTTTGTTGTTCTTCAACAATTTCTTCTCCTTGTCCACAAGCAACAAGTGTAAGAGATAATAAAGCTGCACTTACTAGACCTACTAACTTTTTCATGATGTTTCTCTCCTTTTTCCTATCTTTTATCTGTTTTATTTGTGTAAAAATCACCAATCCATTGGATGATGAAAATGATGACTAAGATTGTGATTGTTGCCACCCATACTATATCCCAATTATTTCGTTGGTACCCATCCATAAACGCAATATAGCCAAGACCTCCGGCTCCAATAAAGCCCGCCATTGCCGTATAACTAACAAGCGCAATAGATGTAACTGTAATCCCTGATATTAATGCTGGCTTTGATTCAGGAAGAAGTACCTTATAAATAATTTGGAAATGTGAAGCACCCATCGATTGCGCTGCTTCAATAACACCTTTATCAATTTCGCGTAATGCGATTTCAACCATCCTTGCATAAAAAGGCGCTGCTCCAAAGACGAGCGCCGGAATTGCCGCCTTCCATCCAAATATCGTTCC is a window from the Bacillus alkalicellulosilyticus genome containing:
- a CDS encoding MetQ/NlpA family ABC transporter substrate-binding protein — translated: MKKLVGLVSAALLSLTLVACGQGEEIVEEQQTGTPEVEETEEAPVAEEVTLIVGATNVPHAVILEQAQPLLAEQGITLQIERFQDYVMPNRALDEEALDANYFQHIPYLEAQIADHGYEFVNAGGIHIEPIGVYSQEYTSLDELPEGAQIIMSDSFTDHGRILLMLEEKGLITLAEGVGLGAQLDDIIENPKNLDFKANIDASMLSQAYLQGEGDAVLINSNYAIDAGLNPLEDAIAIESGENNPYVNIITVRTGDETRPEILTLIEVLRSQEIQDFIIEEWGGSVVPVTE
- a CDS encoding methionine ABC transporter permease, with product MGTKLLPNVRWENIWEATIETLSMTFVSVLLTAFFGIILGLLLFLTAKGNLWENRPVYTVTAMYVNVFRSIPFIILIILLIPLTKFFVGTIFGWKAAIPALVFGAAPFYARMVEIALREIDKGVIEAAQSMGASHFQIIYKVLLPESKPALISGITVTSIALVSYTAMAGFIGAGGLGYIAFMDGYQRNNWDIVWVATITILVIIFIIQWIGDFYTNKTDKR